The Pseudomonas entomophila genome segment CGCGCTCGGGCGCCGCTCACCGTACAAGGCGAGTACCTGGGGCAGGCGGCTTTGCCCGAGGGTGCCGGCCTTGACGTCGTCGTGGAGGATTTCCGCCAGCAGGTTGGCGGTGTCCACCAGGGTTTCCTCGGAGGACTGGCGCACCACCGGGCGGATCTGTTCGCGCACGGTGTTGAGCAGGAAATAGCCCGCCAGCCCGACGAACAGGAAGTACACCAGGAAGATGCGAATCCCCAGGCGCATCAGGCGTGCTCCGGGCTGTAGCTGTAGCCCAGGCCACGGTGGGTCTGGATGGGTTCGGCGTCGCCGGCCACCTGTCGCAGCTTGGCCCGCAGGCTCTTGATGTGGCTGTCGATGGTGCGCTCGTAGCCCACGTCCGAGGCCACGCCCAGGCCGTCCAGCAGTTGCTCGCGGCTGAACACCCGCCGGGGTTGCTCGAGCAGGCATTGCAGCAGGCGGAATTCGTGGCGGGTCAGCGCCAGTGGCTGGCCACGGTAGAGGATGCGCATGGCCAGGGTGTCGAGCTGGAACGGCGCTGACTCGGTGACGGGCTCGGGCCGCGGCGCCATGCGCTTGAGGATCGCCCGCACCCGCGCCGCCACCTCGCGTGGGCTGAAGGGCTTGACCACATAGTCGTCGGCGCCGATCTCCAGGCCCAGCACCCGGTCGATCTCGGCGTCGCGGGCGCTGAGGAACATCACCGGCACCTCGCTGAAACGGCGCAGCTGGCGGCAGGTCTCGAAGCCGCTGATGTCGGGCAGGCCGATGTCGAGGATTACCAGGTCGGCCGGGCGCAGGCGCTGCTGCTCGACCGCGGCGCTGCCCAGCGATACCCATTCGGTGCTGTGGCCGTCGGCCTGCAGGGCGTAGACCAGGGTGTCGGCGATGGCGGATTCGTCTTCGACGATGAGGATGTGGGGCATGGCGTCCGGCCTTGCTAGGTTGAAGGCTGGACTGTGAAGCATATCCAGATGCCGGTGCAATCCCTGTAGGGGCGGCTTCAGCCGCGATAGCGTCGGTCATGCGAACCGAGCTGGGGCCATCGCGGCTGAAGCCGCTCCTACAGGTGTTGGGTAGCGCTTAACAGCCCGGATTGCCCGCCGTGAACTTCTCGCGCGGATCCACCGCCGCCTTGAACTTGCGCAGGGCCTTGGAGCCGATCAGCAATGGGTAGCGGAAATTGCTGCGGTCGACCAGGTTGACCTCCACGGTGCGCTTGACGTCGCCCAGGCACATCTCCAGCTCGATCACCGGCCGGTGCGAGAGATCTGGCGTATCACCTTCTTCTTCCTCATCGGCGCGGTTCTTGATCTTGCTGATGCGCGCCACTTCGTGCTCGTAGACCTTGTCCCCGGCACCCTCGGTGGCCAGGCGGAAGCGCACCCACTCGTTGCCGTCACGGGTGAACATCTCGATATCCTTGGCCGACAACGAGGCGGTCCAGGCACCGGTGTCCATCTTGGCTTTCAAGGTCTGGCCGATCTCCGGCAGCTTGATGTTCTCGTATCGGCCGTACAGGGTCGGTTCGGCGGCCATGACTGGCAGCGCCAGAAGGGACAACAGGGCAAGCAGGGATTTCACAGGGCAGGCTTCCTTGAGAGGGGTCAGTGC includes the following:
- the creB gene encoding two-component system response regulator CreB, whose translation is MPHILIVEDESAIADTLVYALQADGHSTEWVSLGSAAVEQQRLRPADLVILDIGLPDISGFETCRQLRRFSEVPVMFLSARDAEIDRVLGLEIGADDYVVKPFSPREVAARVRAILKRMAPRPEPVTESAPFQLDTLAMRILYRGQPLALTRHEFRLLQCLLEQPRRVFSREQLLDGLGVASDVGYERTIDSHIKSLRAKLRQVAGDAEPIQTHRGLGYSYSPEHA
- a CDS encoding ATP-dependent zinc protease family protein codes for the protein MKSLLALLSLLALPVMAAEPTLYGRYENIKLPEIGQTLKAKMDTGAWTASLSAKDIEMFTRDGNEWVRFRLATEGAGDKVYEHEVARISKIKNRADEEEEGDTPDLSHRPVIELEMCLGDVKRTVEVNLVDRSNFRYPLLIGSKALRKFKAAVDPREKFTAGNPGC